In Kineococcus sp. NBC_00420, a single genomic region encodes these proteins:
- the dnaG gene encoding DNA primase, with product MAGRIHPDDLQTVKERVRLDEVVGEQVSLRTGGVGSFKGLCPFHDERTPSFTVRPATGRWRCFGCGESGDAIEFVMRIDGLGFADAVERLAQRAGIQLRYVDDGGRSAQRPASNAGQRQRLLEMHTLAEEFYAQQLEGVGPAETARGFLAERGFSREDAARFGVGFAPNTGDALLRQLRAKGFGEEELVTSGLAGQSQRGLYDRFRGRLVWPIRDVSGHTVAFGARRLFDDDRIESKYLNSPETPIYKKSQALYGLDLAKREISRTKRVVVVEGYTDVMACHLSGVGQAVATCGTAFGEDHARIVQRMLGESDGSAEVVFTFDGDAAGQKAALKAYELDQRFSAQTYVAVAPQGQDPCDLRLSAGEAAVAQLVDGRVPLFEFAIRSTIERFDLNSDAGRLAALDAAAPIVAAIRDRGLQQRYAINLDRWTGFLDERFVLDRVRRHSGSGAPQQQGRPQQPPARQPVRSMAANDPVAQLERQVLACVLQAPWAVAEVFDSLESDAFAAPGHRAVHDAVTAAGGPGEAPQGPAWLAGVLDYADGPVAALVDELAATDLPVSSEEQLESWGRQLVAALAGQSATRAVAEARRTLQRLDPASAEYGEASAELFRLEAARRTWQERAQGA from the coding sequence GTGGCCGGGCGCATCCATCCAGACGATCTGCAGACGGTCAAGGAACGCGTGCGCCTCGACGAGGTCGTGGGCGAGCAGGTCTCCCTGCGGACGGGGGGTGTCGGCTCCTTCAAGGGCCTCTGCCCCTTCCACGACGAGCGGACCCCCAGCTTCACCGTGCGTCCCGCGACCGGGCGCTGGCGCTGCTTCGGCTGCGGGGAGTCCGGCGACGCGATCGAGTTCGTCATGCGCATCGACGGTCTCGGCTTCGCCGACGCCGTGGAGCGCCTCGCCCAGCGCGCGGGGATCCAGCTGCGCTACGTCGACGACGGTGGTCGCAGCGCCCAGCGCCCCGCCTCCAACGCGGGCCAGCGCCAGCGCCTGCTCGAGATGCACACCCTCGCCGAGGAGTTCTACGCCCAGCAGCTCGAGGGGGTCGGTCCGGCGGAGACGGCGCGGGGTTTCCTCGCCGAACGCGGGTTCAGCCGGGAGGACGCCGCCCGGTTCGGGGTCGGTTTCGCCCCCAACACCGGTGACGCCCTGCTGCGTCAGTTGCGCGCCAAGGGGTTCGGCGAGGAGGAGCTCGTCACCTCCGGGTTGGCCGGGCAGAGCCAGCGGGGCCTCTACGACCGCTTCCGCGGGCGGTTGGTGTGGCCGATCCGCGACGTCAGCGGGCACACCGTCGCGTTCGGGGCCCGCCGGCTCTTCGACGACGACCGCATCGAGTCGAAGTACCTGAACTCCCCGGAGACCCCCATCTACAAGAAGTCGCAGGCGCTCTACGGCCTCGACCTCGCCAAGCGGGAGATCTCGCGCACCAAGCGCGTCGTCGTGGTCGAGGGTTACACCGACGTCATGGCCTGCCACCTCTCCGGGGTCGGGCAGGCCGTCGCGACCTGCGGCACGGCGTTCGGCGAGGACCACGCCCGGATCGTCCAGCGGATGCTGGGGGAGAGCGACGGTTCCGCCGAGGTCGTCTTCACCTTCGACGGCGACGCGGCCGGGCAGAAGGCGGCGCTGAAGGCCTACGAGCTCGACCAGCGCTTCAGCGCCCAGACCTACGTCGCCGTCGCCCCGCAGGGTCAGGACCCGTGCGACCTGCGGTTGTCCGCCGGGGAAGCCGCTGTGGCGCAACTGGTCGACGGCCGGGTCCCGCTGTTCGAGTTCGCGATCCGCTCCACCATCGAACGGTTCGACCTGAACTCCGACGCCGGCCGCCTCGCCGCGCTCGACGCCGCCGCGCCCATCGTCGCCGCCATCCGCGACCGCGGGCTGCAGCAGCGCTACGCCATCAACCTGGACCGCTGGACGGGGTTCCTCGACGAGCGCTTCGTGCTCGACCGGGTCCGCCGCCACTCCGGGAGCGGGGCACCGCAGCAGCAGGGGAGGCCGCAGCAGCCGCCCGCCCGGCAGCCGGTCCGCTCGATGGCTGCCAACGACCCCGTGGCCCAGCTCGAGCGGCAGGTGCTGGCCTGCGTCCTGCAGGCGCCGTGGGCCGTCGCCGAGGTCTTCGACTCCCTGGAGTCCGACGCGTTCGCCGCGCCCGGCCACCGGGCCGTCCACGACGCCGTCACCGCCGCCGGTGGCCCCGGGGAGGCTCCGCAGGGACCGGCCTGGCTGGCCGGCGTCCTCGACTACGCCGACGGCCCCGTCGCGGCCCTCGTCGACGAGCTCGCGGCCACCGACCTGCCCGTCTCCAGCGAGGAGCAGCTGGAGAGCTGGGGACGTCAGCTCGTCGCCGCCCTCGCCGGGCAGTCCGCGACCCGTGCCGTGGCCGAGGCCCGCCGTACGCTGCAGCGCCTCGACCCCGCGAGCGCGGAGTACGGGGAGGCCTCGGCCGAGCTGTTCCGCCTCGAAGCCGCCCGGCGGACCTGGCAGGAGCGCGCCCAGGGCGCGTGA
- a CDS encoding XdhC/CoxI family protein, protein MRDVLDQVDRWLSAGRRVAVATVVRTWRSAPRQPGASLAVDDHGEVVGSVSGGCVEGAVYELAREVVADGRPVLARYGVSDDDAFAVGLTCGGELEVFVTLVDDVDLVRALSTAVAARSAVALATVVGPGAAQGRRMLVDPLGRTGSLGSQRLDAAVTDDARGLLDAGVSGVLHVGPDGERRPDDLEVFVEAFAPPARMIVFGAIDFAAALARVGSFLGFHVTVCDARPVFATARRFPMADEVVVDWPHRYLSRTAVDDRTVLCLLTHDPKFDVPLLELALRGPAAYVGAMGSRRTHEDRVARLLDAGVSQAQLARLHSPIGLDLGARTPEETAISIAAEITAARWGGTGKPLRDSAGRIHHDRLATVVAAEGFEDVSPS, encoded by the coding sequence GTGCGCGACGTCCTGGACCAGGTGGACCGGTGGCTCTCGGCGGGTCGCCGGGTGGCCGTCGCGACCGTCGTGCGCACCTGGCGCTCGGCTCCCCGCCAGCCCGGCGCGTCGCTCGCCGTCGACGACCACGGTGAGGTCGTCGGGAGCGTGTCCGGGGGGTGCGTCGAGGGGGCCGTCTACGAACTCGCCCGCGAGGTCGTCGCGGACGGGCGGCCCGTCCTCGCGCGCTACGGGGTCAGCGACGACGACGCCTTCGCCGTCGGGCTGACCTGCGGGGGCGAGCTGGAGGTCTTCGTCACCCTCGTCGACGACGTCGACCTCGTCCGTGCGCTGTCCACCGCCGTCGCGGCGCGTTCGGCGGTGGCGCTGGCGACCGTGGTCGGACCGGGCGCGGCGCAGGGCCGGCGGATGCTCGTGGACCCGCTGGGCCGTACCGGGTCGCTCGGCTCGCAACGCCTCGACGCCGCCGTCACCGACGACGCCCGCGGACTGCTCGACGCCGGCGTCAGCGGCGTGCTGCACGTCGGTCCGGACGGGGAACGCCGCCCCGACGACCTCGAGGTGTTCGTCGAGGCGTTCGCGCCGCCGGCCCGCATGATCGTCTTCGGGGCCATCGACTTCGCCGCGGCGCTCGCCCGCGTCGGGAGCTTCCTCGGGTTCCACGTCACGGTGTGCGACGCGCGGCCCGTCTTCGCCACCGCGCGGCGGTTCCCGATGGCCGACGAGGTCGTCGTCGACTGGCCGCACCGCTACCTGTCCCGGACCGCCGTCGACGACCGGACGGTGCTCTGCCTGCTGACCCACGACCCGAAGTTCGACGTGCCGCTGCTCGAACTCGCCCTGCGCGGCCCCGCCGCCTACGTCGGGGCGATGGGGTCCCGTCGGACCCACGAGGACCGCGTCGCGCGACTGCTCGACGCGGGGGTGTCGCAGGCGCAGCTGGCCCGGCTGCACTCGCCGATCGGGCTCGACCTCGGCGCCCGGACCCCCGAGGAGACGGCGATCTCGATCGCCGCCGAGATCACCGCCGCGCGGTGGGGTGGGACGGGGAAACCGTTGCGGGACAGTGCTGGACGGATCCACCACGACCGTCTGGCGACCGTCGTCGCGGCCGAGGGGTTCGAGGACGTCTCGCCCTCCTGA
- a CDS encoding thioredoxin family protein: protein MIVELFSSAFCGPCRTARTVVGQAARLVPQVRFEEVDVADDTVRAEAADVSSTPTIVVREDDGTEVFRAAGAPTLPQLLAAMGRAV from the coding sequence GTGATCGTCGAACTCTTCTCGTCCGCCTTCTGCGGTCCGTGCCGGACGGCGCGCACCGTGGTCGGCCAGGCCGCCCGCCTGGTCCCGCAGGTGCGGTTCGAGGAGGTCGACGTCGCCGACGACACCGTCCGGGCCGAGGCCGCGGACGTGTCGAGCACCCCGACGATCGTGGTGCGCGAGGACGACGGGACCGAGGTCTTCCGCGCCGCGGGCGCTCCGACGCTGCCGCAACTGCTGGCGGCGATGGGGCGCGCCGTCTGA
- a CDS encoding ABC transporter permease — protein sequence MTPLRPGAVTRAAGTEVRGRSAARRSFRRHWQLYLMLAVPLLWFVVFKYVPMVNAVIAFKQYSVVDGIWGSDWVGLANFQRFFDNPVFGRIVTNTFVLSVYAVLAGFPIPIILALAINEVRLKFFARTVQLVTYAPFFISTVIIVSMTILILSPRIGLLSDVFGFFGMDQPNVLGDPDAFRHVYVWTDVWQTAGYSAVIYLAALAGIDPTLYEAARVDGANRLQKIMAVDLPGIAPTAVVILILGVGNVMSLGFEKAFLLQNPLNLSQSEVIATYTYKVGLINADFSLASAVGLFNSAINLVLLVSVNRVAKRVTGSGLW from the coding sequence ATGACCCCGCTGCGTCCGGGAGCGGTGACCCGGGCTGCCGGGACGGAGGTGCGCGGGCGCTCGGCGGCGCGACGCAGCTTCCGTCGGCACTGGCAGCTCTACCTCATGCTCGCCGTCCCGCTGCTCTGGTTCGTCGTCTTCAAGTACGTCCCCATGGTCAACGCCGTCATCGCCTTCAAGCAGTACAGCGTCGTCGACGGCATCTGGGGCAGCGACTGGGTGGGGTTGGCGAACTTCCAGCGCTTCTTCGACAACCCCGTCTTCGGTCGGATCGTCACCAACACGTTCGTCCTGTCGGTGTACGCGGTGCTCGCGGGCTTCCCCATCCCGATCATCCTGGCCCTGGCGATCAACGAGGTCCGGCTGAAGTTCTTCGCGCGCACGGTGCAGCTCGTCACCTACGCCCCGTTCTTCATCTCCACGGTGATCATCGTGTCAATGACGATCCTGATCCTGTCCCCGCGCATCGGTCTCCTCTCCGACGTGTTCGGGTTCTTCGGCATGGACCAGCCCAACGTCCTGGGCGACCCGGACGCGTTCCGGCACGTGTACGTCTGGACCGACGTGTGGCAGACGGCCGGCTACTCCGCGGTGATCTACCTCGCCGCCCTCGCCGGGATCGACCCGACGCTCTACGAGGCGGCCAGGGTCGACGGGGCGAACCGGTTGCAGAAGATCATGGCCGTGGACCTGCCGGGCATCGCCCCGACGGCGGTCGTCATCCTCATCCTGGGGGTCGGCAACGTCATGTCGCTGGGGTTCGAGAAGGCGTTCCTGCTGCAGAACCCCCTGAACCTCTCGCAGTCGGAGGTCATCGCCACCTACACGTACAAGGTGGGTCTCATCAACGCCGACTTCAGCCTGGCGAGCGCCGTCGGCCTCTTCAACTCCGCCATCAACCTGGTGCTCCTCGTGAGCGTCAACCGGGTCGCGAAACGAGTGACGGGGAGCGGGCTGTGGTGA
- a CDS encoding carbohydrate ABC transporter permease, translated as MVGVYVLLTTALVLVLVPLIYILASSFSSPQAVSSGRVFLWPVDPTLRGYEVALSNSAILRGFANSVFYTVAGAAISVTLTVMIAYPLSTPDLWGRKVITKLVVFTMLFAGGIIPTYLVVQALGLLDTRGALLLPQAIGVWQVIIAVAFLRASIPDELLEAAQLDGASDLRILFTVVLPLAKPLIAVIALMYGIAQWNSYFDALLYLRDADLAPLQIVLRNILILNTSGGSTDAAAMMERQQLANLLKYSLIVIATVPLLLVYPFVARYFTKGILVGAVKG; from the coding sequence ATGGTCGGCGTGTACGTCCTGCTGACGACGGCGCTGGTCCTGGTGCTCGTGCCGTTGATCTACATCCTGGCGAGCTCCTTCAGCTCGCCGCAGGCCGTGTCGTCCGGGAGGGTCTTCCTCTGGCCGGTGGACCCGACCCTGCGCGGCTACGAGGTGGCGCTCAGCAACTCCGCGATCCTCCGGGGTTTCGCCAACTCCGTCTTCTACACCGTCGCCGGGGCCGCGATCAGCGTCACGCTCACGGTCATGATCGCCTACCCCCTCTCGACCCCGGACCTGTGGGGCCGCAAGGTGATCACCAAGCTCGTCGTGTTCACGATGCTCTTCGCCGGCGGGATCATCCCGACCTACCTCGTCGTCCAGGCCCTGGGCCTGCTCGACACCCGGGGGGCGCTGCTGCTGCCGCAGGCCATCGGCGTGTGGCAGGTCATCATCGCCGTGGCGTTCCTGCGGGCCTCCATCCCCGACGAACTGCTGGAGGCCGCCCAGCTCGACGGAGCCAGCGACCTCCGGATCCTGTTCACCGTCGTGCTGCCGCTGGCGAAACCCCTCATCGCGGTCATCGCCCTGATGTACGGCATCGCGCAGTGGAACTCCTACTTCGACGCCCTGCTGTACCTGCGCGACGCCGATCTCGCGCCGCTGCAGATCGTGCTGCGCAACATCCTCATCCTGAACACCTCCGGCGGGAGCACCGACGCCGCCGCGATGATGGAACGCCAGCAACTGGCCAACCTGCTGAAGTACTCGCTCATCGTCATCGCCACCGTTCCGTTGCTGCTCGTCTACCCGTTCGTGGCCCGGTACTTCACCAAGGGCATCCTCGTCGGCGCGGTCAAGGGCTGA
- a CDS encoding glycosyl hydrolase family 95 catalytic domain-containing protein, whose amino-acid sequence MLSCTEPASRFADAFLLGDGSLGVTVAGAVGEETFDLNADTLWSGGPVGPRTDAGAADVLPALRAAVAAGDHHRADDLARRLHASGWTESYQPVGRLTWRYAAEGPEAGVSDYVRELDLARAVASTRYRRGGQDHRLESFVAPGAGVLVGVAAAGTAAPSVGFSSPHPLLVQEVHEVPEGTLLLAAGRVPATVVPNYVADDDPVRYADDDPDADGTVARGSGFAVAALVHSTGGEVRLTATVVTGFRGWRERPLGAVEPLLAQARERVLAAAGEATALLRERTEQEHRSRFDRVELAVEAVPGHERDVAVAEQLFDLGRYLLIASSRPGTQPANLQGIWNVDVRPGWSSNYTTNINLPMNYWAAETTALADLHAPLFDLALDLAQAGAETARLDYGARGAVVHHNTDVWRFTRAVAGRPLWSNWPSALPWLAAHTYDHLDFSSAGTDFATRVAIPVHRAAAAFALDLLVPDADGALVPSPSTSPENTFLLPDGSQAAVTAGSTMDRELLREVFTHYLELLAGHGGGPDDEDLAAQVRAALDRLALPAVLDGVLQEWDPGKGSAEPGHRHVSHLYGVFPGTRVTARRSPDVLDAAAAALDERLGHGGGHTGWSRSWVLCLAARFGDGARAEEHLRVLAADLTSESLMDLHPHEGWPGNAIFQIDGNFGAVAGIAETLLQGHDGVLDLLPALPPSWVAGRVSGLRARGGHVVDLEWSGSALRRARIVAGRDGDLRVSVRGTGTDAVTVSLHGEVLPGGASVGFPARGGTEYVLDVVTA is encoded by the coding sequence GTGCTCAGCTGCACCGAACCCGCCTCCCGCTTCGCCGACGCGTTCCTGCTCGGTGACGGATCGCTGGGGGTGACCGTCGCGGGAGCGGTGGGGGAGGAGACCTTCGACCTGAACGCGGACACCCTGTGGTCCGGGGGCCCGGTCGGTCCCCGGACCGACGCAGGGGCGGCGGACGTCCTGCCCGCGCTGCGCGCGGCGGTGGCGGCCGGTGACCACCACCGGGCCGACGACCTCGCGCGACGCTTGCACGCGTCGGGGTGGACGGAGTCGTACCAGCCGGTGGGCCGACTCACCTGGCGCTACGCGGCAGAGGGCCCGGAGGCGGGGGTCAGCGACTACGTCCGGGAACTCGACCTGGCCCGCGCCGTCGCCTCCACCCGCTACCGCCGGGGCGGACAGGACCACCGGCTGGAGAGCTTCGTAGCCCCGGGCGCGGGGGTCCTGGTGGGGGTGGCCGCGGCCGGTACCGCTGCCCCCTCGGTGGGGTTCTCCAGCCCGCACCCGTTGCTCGTCCAGGAGGTGCACGAGGTCCCCGAGGGAACCCTGCTGCTGGCCGCCGGCCGGGTTCCCGCGACGGTCGTCCCGAACTACGTCGCCGACGACGACCCCGTGCGCTACGCCGACGACGACCCCGACGCCGACGGAACGGTCGCGCGCGGCTCGGGGTTCGCGGTCGCCGCCCTGGTGCACTCCACCGGTGGCGAGGTCCGGTTGACGGCCACCGTGGTGACCGGGTTCCGCGGCTGGCGCGAACGTCCGCTCGGCGCGGTGGAACCGTTGCTGGCGCAGGCTCGTGAACGGGTGCTGGCCGCCGCGGGGGAGGCGACGGCCCTGCTGCGGGAACGCACCGAGCAGGAACACCGGTCGCGGTTCGACCGGGTGGAACTCGCGGTGGAGGCCGTCCCCGGCCACGAACGGGATGTCGCGGTGGCGGAGCAGCTCTTCGACCTCGGCCGTTACCTGCTCATCGCCTCTTCACGCCCGGGCACCCAGCCCGCGAACCTGCAGGGCATCTGGAACGTCGACGTCCGCCCGGGCTGGAGCAGCAACTACACGACCAACATCAACCTGCCCATGAACTACTGGGCCGCGGAGACGACCGCGCTGGCCGACCTGCACGCGCCGCTGTTCGACCTGGCGCTCGACCTCGCGCAGGCGGGTGCGGAGACGGCTCGCCTGGACTACGGCGCCCGTGGTGCCGTCGTGCACCACAACACCGACGTGTGGCGGTTCACCCGCGCCGTGGCGGGACGGCCGTTGTGGTCGAACTGGCCGTCCGCGTTGCCCTGGCTCGCCGCGCACACCTACGACCACCTCGACTTCAGCTCCGCGGGGACCGACTTCGCCACGCGGGTCGCGATCCCCGTGCACCGGGCCGCCGCCGCGTTCGCCCTCGACCTGCTCGTACCCGACGCGGACGGCGCGCTCGTCCCGAGTCCGTCGACGTCGCCGGAGAACACCTTCCTGCTGCCCGACGGGTCGCAGGCCGCGGTGACGGCGGGCTCCACCATGGACCGGGAACTCCTCCGCGAGGTGTTCACGCACTACCTGGAGCTGCTGGCCGGCCACGGGGGCGGACCGGACGACGAGGACCTGGCGGCGCAGGTGCGGGCCGCGCTGGACCGACTGGCGCTGCCCGCCGTGCTCGACGGGGTCCTGCAGGAGTGGGACCCCGGCAAGGGGTCGGCGGAACCCGGGCACCGGCACGTGTCGCACCTCTACGGCGTGTTCCCGGGGACCCGGGTCACGGCCCGCCGGAGCCCCGACGTCCTCGACGCCGCCGCTGCGGCCCTGGACGAACGGCTCGGGCACGGCGGCGGGCACACCGGCTGGAGCCGTTCCTGGGTGCTCTGCCTCGCGGCCCGGTTCGGCGACGGTGCCCGGGCCGAGGAGCACCTGCGCGTCCTCGCCGCCGACCTCACCTCGGAGTCGCTGATGGACCTGCACCCGCACGAGGGGTGGCCCGGGAACGCGATCTTCCAGATCGACGGGAACTTCGGCGCGGTGGCCGGGATCGCCGAGACCCTGCTGCAGGGTCACGACGGGGTCCTCGACCTCTTGCCGGCGCTGCCGCCGAGCTGGGTCGCCGGGCGGGTCAGCGGTCTGCGGGCGCGGGGCGGGCACGTCGTCGACCTGGAGTGGTCGGGTTCGGCGTTGCGCAGGGCGCGCATCGTCGCCGGTCGTGACGGGGACCTGCGCGTCAGCGTCCGGGGCACGGGTACGGACGCGGTGACGGTCTCGCTCCACGGGGAGGTGCTCCCGGGTGGGGCCAGCGTCGGTTTCCCGGCCCGCGGCGGGACGGAGTACGTCCTGGACGTGGTCACCGCCTGA